A region of Bradyrhizobium sp. SZCCHNS1050 DNA encodes the following proteins:
- a CDS encoding ferredoxin:protochlorophyllide reductase (ATP-dependent) subunit N yields MTIHAQACTVSAASSPDGVLRERGQREVFCGLTGIVWLHRKIQDAFFLVVGSRTCAHLIQSAAGVMIFAEPRFATAIMEERDLAGLVDANDELDRIVAQLLARRPEIKLLFLVGSCPSEVIKLDLSRAALRLSQRFSPDVRVLNYSGSGIETTFTQGEDACLASLVPVLPAADRAARPSLLVVGALADVVEDQFRRTFVALGIDQVSFLPPRRSSELPAIGPETRVLLAQPFLGDTARALEERGCRRIAAPFPLGGEGAALWLAAAADAFGVSRVHVERTIAPLKARAERALARYRAQLAGKRVFLFPDSQIEIPLARFLAREIGMELVEVGTPYLHRDHLASELALLPDGTQLSEGQDVERQLDRCRAARPDLVVCGLGLANPLEAEGLTTKWSIELIFTPIQGFEQAGDLAELFARPLLRQTRLAV; encoded by the coding sequence ATGACCATTCACGCGCAAGCCTGCACCGTTTCAGCTGCATCGTCACCGGATGGTGTGCTGCGCGAGCGCGGACAGCGCGAGGTGTTCTGCGGCCTCACCGGCATCGTCTGGCTGCATAGGAAGATCCAGGACGCGTTCTTCCTCGTCGTCGGCTCGCGCACCTGCGCGCATCTGATCCAGTCGGCCGCCGGCGTCATGATCTTCGCCGAGCCGCGCTTCGCCACCGCCATCATGGAGGAGCGCGATCTCGCCGGCCTCGTCGACGCCAATGACGAGCTCGACCGCATCGTCGCGCAGTTGCTGGCGCGTCGGCCCGAGATCAAGCTGCTGTTTCTGGTCGGCTCCTGCCCGTCGGAAGTGATCAAGCTCGACCTGTCACGCGCGGCGCTGCGGCTGTCGCAGCGCTTCTCACCTGATGTGCGCGTGCTCAACTACTCCGGAAGCGGCATCGAAACGACGTTCACGCAAGGCGAGGATGCCTGCCTCGCGTCGCTGGTGCCGGTGCTCCCCGCAGCCGATCGGGCTGCGCGGCCATCGCTGCTGGTGGTCGGCGCGCTCGCCGACGTGGTGGAGGACCAGTTCAGGCGGACCTTTGTGGCGCTCGGCATCGACCAGGTCTCCTTCCTGCCGCCGCGCCGCTCCTCGGAGCTGCCCGCGATCGGCCCGGAGACGCGCGTGCTGCTGGCGCAGCCCTTCCTCGGCGACACCGCGCGTGCGCTCGAGGAGCGCGGTTGCCGCCGCATCGCTGCGCCATTTCCGCTCGGCGGCGAAGGCGCCGCGCTGTGGCTCGCAGCCGCCGCCGACGCCTTCGGTGTCTCCCGCGTCCATGTCGAGCGGACCATTGCGCCGCTGAAGGCGCGGGCCGAGCGCGCGCTGGCGCGCTACCGCGCGCAGCTCGCCGGCAAGCGCGTCTTCCTGTTTCCGGACTCCCAGATCGAGATCCCGCTGGCGCGTTTCCTGGCGCGCGAGATCGGCATGGAGCTGGTCGAGGTCGGCACGCCCTATTTGCACCGCGATCATCTCGCCTCCGAGCTGGCGCTGCTGCCCGATGGCACGCAGCTAAGCGAAGGCCAGGACGTCGAGCGCCAGCTCGACCGTTGCCGCGCCGCGCGGCCCGATCTCGTCGTCTGTGGGCTCGGCCTCGCCAATCCGCTGGAGGCCGAGGGTCTCACGACCAAATGGTCGATCGAGCTGATCTTCACGCCGATTCAGGGGTTTGAGCAGGCCGGCGATCTCGCCGAGCTGTTCGCGCGGCCCTTGCTGCGTCAAACCAGACTGGCGGTGTGA
- the bchB gene encoding ferredoxin:protochlorophyllide reductase (ATP-dependent) subunit B: MQLSVWTYEGPPHIGAMRIATAMRDVHYVLHAPQGDTYADLLFTMIERRDRRPPVTYTTFQARDLGGDTADLLQSAARAAYERFQPQAMLVGASCTAELIQDDPGGLAQALKLPIPVIPLELPAYQRKENWGASETLYRIVRALAASSADGSPRRERKTGARPVCNLLGPTALGFRHRDDLAEVTRQVVELGIEINVVAPWNATPADLARLPDADFNIVLYPEIALTTAQWLNRQFGQPFTRTIPIGVGATRDFIAEVAGLAGVDAAPVLARSESRLPWYSRSVDSTYLTGKRVFIFGDATHAVAAARVATQELGFEVVGLGTYAREFAREIREAAAIYGVEPLITDDYLEVEARVGELRPELVLGTQMERHIAKRLGIPCAVISSPCHVQDFPARYSPQMGFEGANVLFDTWVHPLMMGLEEHLLGMFREDHEFADHAPSHLGAAPAAPPQQPQLRVVETYVTTELAWASDAERELTKIPFFVRGKARRNTERFARERNVNLITLETLYDAKAHFGR; encoded by the coding sequence ATGCAGCTGTCGGTCTGGACCTATGAAGGACCTCCGCACATCGGCGCGATGCGCATCGCGACCGCGATGCGCGACGTGCACTACGTGCTGCACGCGCCGCAGGGCGACACCTACGCCGATCTCCTGTTCACGATGATCGAGCGCCGCGACCGCCGGCCGCCGGTCACCTACACCACGTTCCAGGCGCGCGATCTCGGCGGCGACACCGCGGATCTGCTTCAGAGCGCGGCGCGCGCCGCTTACGAGCGCTTCCAGCCGCAGGCGATGCTGGTCGGCGCATCCTGCACGGCCGAGCTGATCCAGGATGATCCCGGCGGGCTCGCGCAGGCCTTGAAGCTTCCCATTCCGGTGATCCCGCTCGAGCTGCCGGCCTATCAGCGCAAGGAGAATTGGGGCGCCTCAGAAACGCTCTACCGGATTGTACGGGCGTTGGCTGCGTCTTCCGCAGATGGCTCCCCCCGCCGTGAAAGGAAGACAGGCGCCCGTCCAGTCTGCAACCTGCTTGGTCCGACGGCGCTCGGCTTCCGTCACCGCGACGACCTCGCGGAAGTGACCAGGCAGGTTGTGGAGCTCGGCATCGAGATCAACGTCGTCGCGCCGTGGAACGCGACGCCGGCCGATCTCGCCCGCCTTCCCGACGCCGATTTCAACATCGTGCTGTATCCCGAGATCGCGCTGACGACGGCGCAATGGCTCAATCGCCAGTTCGGCCAGCCTTTCACGCGCACGATCCCGATCGGCGTCGGCGCGACGCGCGACTTCATTGCGGAGGTCGCAGGCCTCGCCGGCGTCGATGCCGCGCCGGTGCTGGCGCGCAGCGAGAGCCGGCTGCCGTGGTACTCGCGCTCGGTCGATTCGACCTATCTCACCGGCAAGCGCGTCTTCATCTTCGGCGACGCGACCCATGCGGTCGCCGCGGCGCGCGTCGCGACGCAGGAGCTCGGCTTCGAGGTCGTCGGCCTCGGCACCTATGCCCGCGAGTTCGCCCGCGAGATCCGCGAAGCCGCCGCGATCTACGGCGTGGAGCCGCTGATCACGGATGATTACCTGGAGGTCGAGGCCCGCGTCGGCGAGCTGCGGCCCGAGCTCGTGCTTGGCACGCAGATGGAGCGTCACATCGCCAAGCGGCTCGGCATTCCCTGCGCCGTGATCTCCTCGCCGTGCCACGTGCAGGATTTTCCCGCGCGCTATTCGCCGCAGATGGGCTTCGAAGGCGCCAACGTGCTGTTCGACACCTGGGTGCATCCTTTGATGATGGGCCTGGAGGAGCATCTGCTCGGCATGTTCCGCGAGGACCATGAATTCGCCGATCACGCGCCGTCGCATCTCGGCGCAGCACCGGCCGCGCCGCCGCAGCAGCCGCAGCTGCGCGTCGTCGAAACCTACGTCACCACCGAGCTTGCCTGGGCGTCCGACGCCGAGCGCGAGCTGACCAAGATTCCGTTCTTCGTGCGCGGCAAGGCTCGGCGCAACACCGAACGATTCGCGCGCGAGCGCAACGTCAACCTGATCACACTCGAGACCTTGTACGATGCCAAAGCGCATTTCGGTCGCTGA
- a CDS encoding magnesium chelatase subunit H, with amino-acid sequence MPKRISVADVTPIRVVIVTMDSHLASAAVRARTALQAELPGLDLKVHAADEWGCNPTALEHCLADIATGDIVVATMLFMEDHIQPVLPALQARRDQCDAMIGCLSAGEVVRLTRLGKLTMSGSATGVLGLLKRLRGSNRSGNSSGQGQMKMLQRMPRLLRYIPGTAQDLRAYFLTLQYWLAGSEQNFANMVRFLVGRYADGPRAALRGKTNAAEPAIYPDVGLYHPRLSPRIIERADQLPALAKPAGRVGVILMRSYLLAANTAHYDGVIAALEARGLAVIPVFACGLDSRPAIERYFQKDGVATVDAVISLTGFSLVGGPAYNDARAAEEVMAGLDVPLIAAHPLEFQTVEQWRDDARGLTPVEATMMVAIPELDGAVRPTVFGGRSAVADAGRDMASLPERAAQLAARVARLVELRRSARAERKLGVVLFNFPPNGGSAGTAAYLSVFESLHNVMNSLRAAGYTIDVPDTVDALRARVLKGNAERFGTAANVAARIPVDQHVRRERHLAEIEKQWGPAPGRHQTDGASLLVLGEQFGNLFVGLQPAFGYEGDPMRLLFERSFAPTHAFAAFYRWLREDFRAHAVLHFGTHGALEFMPGKQAGLSAECWPERLIGDLPNFYIYASNNPSEGALAKRRGGATLISYLTPSITSAGLYKGLADLKSSLDAWRNLSPDATEQVRGDSAALIQAQAAAVDLAAAEPLWGDERDASIGALSASVLELEYSLIPHGLHIVGAPPPEGQRTELLDLAGIADPAKRAELDRMLATDSETPAILHALDGGYIRPVPGGDLLRNTDVLPTGRNLHGFDPFRIPSAFALKDAERQVARLLARHAGEGHKLPETIALVLWGTDNLKTEGGPIAQALWLMGAEPRHDSYGRLCGAKLIPLEQLGRPRIDVVITLSGIFRDLMPLQTKLLAEAALLAASADEPADMNYVRKHAVAFQAAHGGELADASLRVFGNAEGAYGANVNHLIDCGAWTDEDELADVYTRRKGFAYGTDGRPVRRDALLGHVLAGVDAAYQNVDSVELGVTTIDHYFDTLGGISRAVKRAKGEAAPVYIGDQTRGEGTVRTLSEQVALETRTRTLNPKWYEALLAHGYEGVRQIESHVTNTVGWSATTGQVAPWVYQQITTTFVLDPAMRERLASLNPAASAKIANRLIEAHERNYWTPDPDMLDVLRKAGEELEDRLEGVGVAA; translated from the coding sequence ATGCCAAAGCGCATTTCGGTCGCTGACGTCACACCCATCCGGGTGGTGATCGTGACGATGGACAGCCATCTCGCCTCGGCTGCCGTGCGCGCGCGCACGGCGTTGCAGGCGGAGCTGCCCGGGCTCGATCTGAAGGTGCATGCGGCCGACGAGTGGGGCTGCAATCCGACCGCGCTCGAACATTGCCTTGCCGATATCGCCACCGGCGACATCGTCGTCGCCACGATGCTGTTCATGGAGGATCACATCCAGCCGGTGCTGCCGGCGTTGCAGGCGCGCCGCGACCAATGCGACGCCATGATCGGCTGTCTGTCGGCCGGTGAGGTGGTGCGGCTGACGCGGCTCGGCAAGCTGACGATGTCGGGCTCGGCCACCGGCGTGCTCGGCCTGCTGAAGCGGCTGCGCGGCAGCAACCGCTCCGGCAATTCCAGCGGCCAGGGCCAGATGAAGATGCTGCAGCGGATGCCGCGCCTGCTGCGCTACATCCCCGGCACCGCACAGGATTTGCGCGCCTATTTCCTGACGCTGCAATATTGGCTCGCCGGGTCCGAGCAGAACTTTGCGAACATGGTGCGCTTCCTGGTCGGCCGCTACGCCGACGGCCCGCGCGCCGCGCTGCGTGGCAAGACCAACGCGGCCGAGCCGGCGATCTATCCGGATGTCGGCCTCTATCATCCGCGGCTGTCGCCGCGGATCATCGAGCGCGCCGACCAGTTGCCGGCCCTGGCGAAGCCGGCCGGCCGCGTCGGCGTGATCTTGATGCGCTCCTATCTGCTCGCCGCCAACACCGCGCATTATGACGGCGTGATCGCGGCGCTGGAGGCGCGCGGGCTTGCGGTCATTCCGGTGTTCGCCTGCGGGCTGGACTCGCGCCCGGCGATTGAGCGCTATTTCCAGAAGGACGGCGTCGCCACCGTCGACGCGGTGATCTCGCTCACCGGTTTCTCGCTGGTCGGCGGCCCCGCCTACAATGACGCGCGCGCCGCGGAAGAGGTGATGGCCGGCCTCGACGTGCCGCTGATCGCGGCGCATCCGCTCGAATTCCAGACCGTCGAGCAGTGGCGCGATGACGCGCGCGGGCTGACGCCCGTCGAAGCCACCATGATGGTCGCGATTCCCGAGCTCGACGGCGCCGTCCGCCCGACCGTGTTCGGCGGCCGCTCGGCGGTGGCCGATGCCGGCCGCGACATGGCCTCGCTGCCGGAGCGCGCGGCGCAACTCGCCGCGCGTGTGGCCAGGCTCGTCGAGCTGCGCCGCTCCGCGCGCGCCGAGCGGAAGCTCGGCGTGGTGTTGTTCAACTTCCCGCCGAACGGTGGCAGCGCCGGCACCGCCGCCTATCTCTCGGTGTTCGAGTCGCTGCACAATGTGATGAATTCGCTCCGCGCGGCGGGCTACACGATCGACGTCCCCGACACCGTGGACGCGCTGCGCGCGCGTGTGCTCAAGGGCAATGCCGAGCGCTTCGGCACCGCCGCCAATGTCGCGGCGCGCATCCCGGTGGATCAGCATGTCCGGCGCGAGCGCCACCTCGCCGAGATCGAGAAGCAGTGGGGGCCGGCGCCCGGCCGCCACCAGACCGATGGCGCCAGCCTCCTCGTGCTCGGCGAGCAGTTCGGTAATCTGTTCGTCGGCCTGCAGCCGGCGTTCGGCTACGAAGGCGATCCGATGCGGTTGCTGTTCGAGCGCAGCTTTGCGCCGACGCATGCGTTTGCGGCGTTCTATCGCTGGCTGCGCGAGGATTTCCGCGCCCACGCCGTGCTGCATTTCGGCACCCATGGCGCGCTGGAATTCATGCCGGGCAAGCAGGCCGGGTTGTCCGCGGAATGCTGGCCGGAGCGCCTGATCGGCGACCTGCCGAACTTCTACATCTACGCGTCCAACAACCCGTCCGAGGGCGCTCTGGCGAAGCGGCGTGGCGGTGCCACCCTGATCAGCTATCTCACGCCCTCGATCACCAGCGCCGGCCTCTACAAGGGGCTCGCCGATCTGAAATCCTCGCTCGACGCCTGGCGCAATCTGTCGCCGGACGCGACCGAGCAGGTGAGGGGCGACAGCGCGGCGCTGATCCAGGCGCAGGCGGCGGCGGTCGATCTTGCCGCGGCCGAGCCGCTGTGGGGCGACGAGCGCGATGCCAGCATCGGCGCGCTGTCCGCGAGCGTGCTGGAGCTGGAATACTCGCTGATCCCACACGGCCTGCACATCGTCGGCGCGCCGCCGCCCGAGGGGCAGCGGACCGAGCTGCTCGACCTCGCCGGCATCGCCGATCCGGCCAAGCGTGCCGAGCTCGACAGGATGCTCGCCACCGACAGCGAGACGCCCGCGATCCTGCACGCGCTCGACGGCGGCTATATCCGTCCGGTGCCCGGCGGCGATCTGCTGCGCAACACCGACGTGCTGCCCACCGGGCGCAACCTGCATGGTTTCGATCCCTTCCGCATCCCCAGCGCCTTCGCGCTCAAGGATGCCGAGCGCCAGGTCGCGCGGCTGCTCGCCCGCCATGCAGGTGAAGGCCACAAGCTGCCTGAGACAATCGCGCTGGTGCTGTGGGGCACCGACAATCTCAAGACCGAGGGCGGGCCGATCGCGCAGGCGCTGTGGCTGATGGGCGCCGAGCCACGCCATGACAGCTATGGCCGCCTCTGCGGCGCGAAGCTGATCCCGCTGGAGCAGTTGGGCCGCCCGCGCATCGATGTCGTCATCACTCTCTCGGGCATCTTCCGCGACCTGATGCCGTTGCAGACCAAGTTGCTCGCCGAAGCAGCGCTGCTTGCGGCGTCCGCCGACGAGCCGGCCGACATGAATTACGTGCGCAAGCACGCGGTCGCGTTCCAGGCCGCGCATGGCGGCGAGCTGGCGGATGCGTCGCTGCGTGTGTTCGGCAATGCCGAGGGCGCCTATGGCGCCAACGTCAACCACCTGATCGATTGCGGCGCCTGGACCGATGAGGACGAACTCGCCGACGTCTACACACGGCGCAAGGGCTTTGCCTACGGCACCGACGGACGCCCTGTCCGGCGCGACGCGTTGCTCGGCCATGTGCTGGCCGGCGTCGATGCGGCCTATCAGAACGTCGACTCGGTCGAGCTCGGCGTCACCACTATCGACCATTATTTCGATACGCTCGGCGGCATCAGCCGCGCGGTGAAGCGCGCCAAGGGCGAGGCGGCACCGGTCTATATCGGCGACCAGACCCGCGGCGAAGGCACGGTGCGCACGCTGTCGGAGCAGGTGGCGCTGGAGACCCGTACCCGCACGCTCAATCCGAAATGGTACGAGGCGCTGCTCGCCCACGGCTATGAGGGCGTGCGCCAGATCGAGTCGCATGTGACCAACACCGTCGGCTGGTCGGCCACCACGGGCCAGGTCGCGCCCTGGGTCTATCAGCAGATCACGACGACCTTCGTGCTCGACCCCGCGATGCGCGAGCGGCTTGCCTCGCTCAATCCGGCCGCGTCGGCGAAGATCGCCAACCGACTGATCGAGGCGCATGAGCGCAATTACTGGACCCCGGACCCCGACATGCTCGACGTGCTGCGCAAGGCGGGGGAAGAGCTCGAAGATCGCCTCGAAGGCGTGGGAGTTGCCGCATGA
- the bchL gene encoding ferredoxin:protochlorophyllide reductase (ATP-dependent) iron-sulfur ATP-binding protein: MNVTLRPPLTTAPRRPDGAGSVQVQLDPNVVIDTAKVFSVYGKGGIGKSTTSSNLSVALSKLGKRVLQIGCDPKHDSTFTLTKRLVPTVIDILEQVNFHAEELRPEDFVYQGYNGVMCVEAGGPPAGTGCGGYVVGQTVKLLKEHHLLEDTDVVIFDVLGDVVCGGFAAPLQHADRALIVAANDFDSIFAMNRIVAAIQAKSRNYPVRLGGVIANRSAATDQIDKFNERAGLRTVAHFPDLDVIRKSRLKKCTLFEMEASPDVERAQNEYLRLAASLLAGSEPMQAVPLKDRDIFDLLGFD, translated from the coding sequence ATGAACGTGACATTACGACCGCCGCTGACGACCGCGCCGCGACGCCCCGACGGGGCCGGCAGCGTGCAGGTGCAGCTCGATCCGAACGTCGTCATCGACACCGCGAAGGTGTTCTCGGTGTATGGCAAGGGCGGCATCGGCAAGAGCACGACGTCGTCGAACCTCTCGGTCGCGCTGTCCAAGCTCGGCAAGCGCGTGCTGCAGATCGGCTGCGATCCCAAGCACGACTCCACCTTCACTTTGACCAAGCGGCTGGTACCGACGGTCATCGACATTCTCGAGCAGGTCAATTTCCACGCCGAGGAGCTGCGCCCGGAGGACTTCGTCTACCAGGGTTATAACGGCGTGATGTGCGTCGAGGCGGGCGGGCCGCCGGCCGGCACCGGCTGCGGCGGCTACGTGGTCGGCCAGACCGTCAAGCTGCTCAAGGAACACCATCTGCTCGAAGACACCGACGTCGTGATCTTCGACGTGCTCGGCGACGTCGTCTGCGGCGGCTTCGCAGCGCCCTTGCAGCACGCCGACCGTGCGCTGATCGTGGCTGCGAACGACTTCGACTCGATCTTCGCGATGAACCGCATCGTCGCCGCGATCCAGGCCAAGTCGCGCAACTATCCGGTGCGGCTCGGCGGCGTGATCGCCAACCGTAGCGCCGCGACGGACCAGATCGACAAGTTCAACGAGCGGGCCGGATTGAGGACGGTGGCGCACTTCCCCGATCTCGACGTCATCAGAAAGAGCCGGCTGAAGAAGTGCACGCTGTTCGAGATGGAGGCCTCGCCCGACGTCGAGCGCGCCCAGAACGAGTATCTGCGCCTCGCCGCCTCGCTGCTCGCCGGCAGCGAGCCGATGCAGGCGGTGCCGCTCAAGGACCGCGACATCTTCGATCTCCTTGGTTTCGATTGA
- the bchM gene encoding magnesium protoporphyrin IX methyltransferase, translated as MTSAQYLARRSEVETYFDRTAVAAWTRLTSDAPVGRIRATVRAGRDEMRRTLLSWLPLDLRGARILDAGCGTGSFSIEAARRGADVVAVDISPTLIEIAQRRLPDDISRNAIQFVAGDMLDPRYGGFNFVVAMDSFIHYRAEDAVRIVAGLAARTSDAILMTYAPRTPLLAVMHAVGGVFPRGNRAPSIEPVAEQKLYRLIADHHDLADWRCARSRRIANGFYISQALELRPA; from the coding sequence ATGACCTCAGCGCAATATCTCGCCCGCCGCAGTGAAGTGGAGACCTATTTCGACCGCACCGCGGTCGCCGCCTGGACACGGCTGACGTCGGATGCGCCGGTCGGCCGCATCCGCGCCACGGTGCGGGCCGGCCGTGACGAGATGCGGCGGACGCTGCTGTCATGGCTCCCGCTCGATCTGCGCGGCGCGCGCATTCTCGACGCCGGCTGCGGCACCGGCAGCTTCTCGATCGAGGCGGCCCGTCGCGGCGCCGATGTCGTCGCCGTCGACATTTCGCCGACCCTGATCGAGATCGCCCAGCGCCGGCTGCCCGACGACATCAGCCGCAACGCCATTCAGTTCGTCGCCGGCGACATGCTCGATCCCAGGTACGGCGGCTTCAACTTCGTCGTCGCGATGGACTCGTTCATCCACTACCGCGCCGAGGATGCCGTGCGGATTGTCGCCGGTCTGGCCGCTCGCACCTCCGACGCGATCCTGATGACCTATGCGCCGCGCACGCCGTTGCTCGCCGTCATGCATGCCGTCGGTGGCGTGTTCCCGCGCGGCAACCGCGCGCCGTCGATCGAGCCGGTCGCCGAGCAGAAGCTGTATCGCCTGATCGCCGACCATCACGATCTCGCCGACTGGCGCTGCGCCCGCAGCCGCCGCATCGCCAACGGCTTCTATATCTCGCAGGCGCTGGAGCTCCGCCCGGCATGA
- a CDS encoding BCD family MFS transporter translates to MSARAPSIMQAWMRLSSRYLPFADAASTELPLSRLMRLSLFQVSIGISVVLLNGTLNRVMIVELGVPSWLVATMVALPLVFAPLRVLIGFKSDHHRSVLGWRRVPYIWMGTLLQFGGLAIMPFALLVLSSGDAPGQVIAGRIGAALAFLLVGAGLHTTQTAGLSLATDIAPEHSRPRVVAFLYVMLMFGMMASALTFGGLLAEFSEMRLIQVIQGAALTEMVLNVIALWKQEARDPSRTSAARERPRFGDSWRHFREAGGSARVLLAVGLGTAGFTMQDILLEPYGAEILHLTVGETTALTALFAAGTLAGFGLSARRLGKGSDPYRIAALGGLVGLFAFSAVIFSAPLASPLLFRIGTTLIGLGGGLFAVGTLTAAMALVQNGESGLALGAWGAVQATAAGLAIAGGGAIRDVMSQLALDGRLGVALAGPATGYSIVYHVEIALLFVTLAVIGPLVRRRAAEPQQLQFGIAEFPG, encoded by the coding sequence ATGAGCGCACGCGCACCATCGATCATGCAGGCGTGGATGCGGCTGTCGTCGCGCTATCTGCCGTTTGCGGATGCCGCCTCGACCGAGCTGCCGCTGTCGCGCCTGATGCGGCTGTCGCTGTTCCAGGTCTCGATCGGCATATCGGTGGTGCTGCTCAACGGCACGCTCAACCGCGTCATGATCGTGGAGCTCGGCGTGCCCTCCTGGCTGGTCGCGACCATGGTGGCGCTGCCGCTGGTGTTCGCACCGCTGCGGGTGCTGATCGGCTTCAAGTCCGATCATCACCGCTCGGTGCTCGGCTGGCGCCGGGTGCCCTACATCTGGATGGGCACCCTGTTGCAGTTCGGCGGCCTCGCGATCATGCCGTTCGCGCTGCTCGTGCTCTCGTCGGGCGACGCACCGGGCCAGGTGATCGCCGGCCGTATCGGTGCCGCGCTTGCGTTCCTGCTGGTCGGCGCCGGGTTGCACACGACGCAGACGGCAGGCCTGTCACTCGCGACCGACATCGCGCCGGAGCATTCGCGTCCGCGCGTCGTCGCCTTTCTCTACGTGATGCTGATGTTCGGCATGATGGCGAGCGCGCTGACCTTCGGTGGGCTGCTCGCCGAGTTCAGCGAGATGCGGCTGATCCAGGTGATCCAGGGCGCGGCGCTGACCGAGATGGTGCTCAACGTCATCGCGCTGTGGAAGCAGGAGGCGCGTGATCCGTCGCGCACGTCGGCGGCCCGCGAGCGGCCGCGCTTCGGCGACTCCTGGCGACACTTCCGGGAGGCGGGTGGCTCGGCACGCGTGCTGCTCGCAGTCGGGCTCGGCACCGCCGGCTTCACCATGCAGGACATCCTGCTGGAGCCTTACGGGGCTGAGATCCTGCATCTGACCGTCGGCGAGACCACGGCGCTGACCGCCTTGTTCGCCGCGGGCACGCTGGCCGGCTTCGGTCTCTCTGCGCGCCGCCTCGGCAAGGGCTCCGATCCCTATCGGATCGCCGCCCTCGGCGGACTGGTCGGGCTGTTCGCTTTCTCTGCTGTCATCTTCTCGGCGCCGCTGGCCTCACCCTTGTTGTTCCGGATTGGCACCACGCTGATCGGTCTCGGCGGCGGGCTGTTCGCCGTGGGCACGCTGACGGCGGCGATGGCACTGGTGCAGAACGGCGAGAGCGGGCTTGCGCTCGGTGCCTGGGGCGCGGTGCAGGCGACGGCGGCGGGGCTCGCGATCGCCGGCGGCGGCGCCATTCGCGATGTGATGTCGCAGCTCGCGCTGGATGGCCGCCTCGGCGTCGCCCTTGCCGGTCCCGCGACCGGCTACAGCATCGTCTACCACGTCGAAATCGCGCTGCTGTTCGTCACGCTTGCGGTCATCGGACCGCTGGTGCGGCGGCGAGCGGCGGAGCCGCAGCAACTACAATTCGGAATCGCTGAATTTCCAGGTTAG
- the puhA gene encoding photosynthetic reaction center subunit H, whose translation MQTSFTSYIDVAQVVLYGFWVFFAALILYLRTEDKREGYPLQFEGRVGRRTASSGHGFPTPPSPKTYHMHGGRTATLPNWDNDRADAPVTPMYPWPGTPYLPTGNPMLDGVGPGSFAARKDEPELTIDNIPAIVPLRVDGSIFIASEDPDPRGMPVLGCDGRLGGKVREVWVDRAEMLIRYLEVEVDGIVGRHVLLPMTMAIVDRSRKAVLVDAILGSQFASVPGLANPDQVTKLEEDKIVGYYGGGHLYATAARQEPLL comes from the coding sequence ATGCAGACGTCTTTCACGAGCTACATCGATGTCGCCCAGGTGGTGCTTTACGGGTTCTGGGTGTTCTTCGCAGCCCTGATCCTCTACCTGCGCACCGAGGACAAGCGCGAAGGCTATCCGCTGCAGTTCGAGGGCCGCGTCGGCCGCCGGACCGCCTCGAGCGGTCACGGCTTCCCGACCCCGCCGAGCCCGAAGACCTACCACATGCATGGCGGCCGCACCGCGACCCTGCCGAACTGGGACAACGACCGCGCCGATGCGCCGGTGACGCCGATGTATCCCTGGCCGGGCACGCCTTATCTGCCGACCGGCAATCCGATGCTCGACGGTGTCGGCCCGGGCTCCTTTGCCGCGCGCAAGGACGAGCCGGAGCTGACCATCGACAACATCCCTGCGATCGTGCCGCTGCGCGTCGACGGCAGCATCTTCATCGCCTCCGAAGATCCGGATCCGCGCGGCATGCCAGTGCTGGGTTGCGACGGCAGGCTCGGCGGCAAGGTTCGGGAGGTCTGGGTCGACCGCGCCGAGATGCTGATCCGATACCTCGAGGTCGAGGTCGACGGCATCGTCGGACGTCACGTGCTGCTGCCGATGACCATGGCCATCGTCGACAGGTCGCGTAAGGCGGTGCTGGTCGATGCCATCCTCGGCTCGCAATTCGCCAGCGTGCCGGGCCTTGCCAACCCCGACCAGGTCACCAAGCTCGAGGAAGACAAGATCGTCGGCTACTATGGCGGCGGTCATCTCTACGCGACTGCTGCACGGCAGGAGCCGCTGCTGTGA